Proteins from one Candidatus Binatia bacterium genomic window:
- a CDS encoding metal-dependent transcriptional regulator, which yields MDNSKITPTAEDYLRTIFVLGEEIQPVIAARVADEMGVSPSTMVMTLRRLESQGYLTVEQRKEIHLTAKGKKVAEGILRRHFLTERLLTDILGMDWVKAHQEAHRLEHAISAEVEEKLTKLLRHPSTCPHGNLIPGQGAGSRRKEMPLNQVAGGKEVVMERITEGGERDARLLGFMQDHQLFPGAKIQVLEVAPSLGIMSLRVGKDEFSLGIEAAKKIRVETSKLSG from the coding sequence ATGGACAATTCCAAGATTACGCCGACCGCGGAGGATTATTTGAGGACGATCTTTGTCCTGGGAGAGGAAATTCAGCCAGTGATCGCGGCACGGGTAGCCGACGAGATGGGGGTTTCTCCCTCGACGATGGTCATGACGCTCCGGCGGCTGGAGAGCCAGGGCTATCTAACCGTCGAGCAGCGCAAAGAGATTCACCTGACGGCCAAAGGAAAAAAGGTGGCTGAAGGAATCCTGCGGCGTCATTTTCTTACGGAAAGGTTGCTGACCGATATCCTGGGCATGGATTGGGTCAAGGCGCATCAAGAAGCGCATCGCCTGGAACACGCGATCTCGGCGGAGGTGGAAGAGAAACTGACGAAGCTTCTGCGTCATCCGAGCACCTGCCCCCACGGAAATCTCATACCGGGCCAGGGCGCCGGTTCTCGTCGGAAGGAAATGCCGTTAAATCAGGTGGCGGGGGGAAAAGAAGTTGTCATGGAACGCATCACCGAAGGCGGTGAAAGAGATGCCAGGCTGCTTGGATTCATGCAAGACCACCAACTTTTTCCCGGCGCGAAGATTCAGGTCCTGGAGGTGGCCCCTTCGCTCGGAATCATGAGCCTCAGGGTGGGGAAAGACGAGTTTTCTCTCGGTATCGAGGCGGCAAAAAAAATACGAGTTGAGACTTCCAAGTTATCTGGATGA
- a CDS encoding cupredoxin domain-containing protein: MKYSVVVFSLVALATFTSAASAPVDDVVELRFEHRRFAPQTITVPANRPFKIKIVNASKEAIEFESFKINREKVIGPGETIVVPMPALKPGSYDFYDDFPLGCSRGNHDRQIRSTGNFRG; this comes from the coding sequence ATGAAATATTCCGTCGTTGTTTTCAGCCTAGTGGCGCTCGCAACATTCACGAGTGCGGCCAGCGCTCCGGTCGATGACGTTGTCGAGCTGCGTTTTGAGCATCGTCGCTTTGCTCCTCAGACAATCACCGTGCCGGCCAACCGGCCGTTCAAGATAAAGATCGTCAACGCCAGCAAGGAAGCGATCGAATTCGAAAGCTTCAAGATCAACCGTGAAAAGGTTATCGGACCCGGCGAGACGATCGTTGTACCCATGCCTGCTCTGAAGCCGGGCAGCTATGACTTTTACGATGATTTTCCACTCGGATGTTCCCGAGGGAATCATGATCGCCAAATAAGATCCACAGGCAACTTCAGGGGATGA
- a CDS encoding ATP-binding cassette domain-containing protein translates to MSETTGIEPALRAKGVSFAYNDEEWVLKDISLDLPRGKLTMLMGPSGSGKTTLLKVLAGIIKPQHGQVAVLNHAIEQQNQRKLSSLIGYIPQQLGLVRNLTAMENVLMGALGRCGHAKALLGIFPGYEIEQAQAALDLMGIGHKGSETVFRMSGGERQRVAIARTLLQRPQVVLADEFVSDLDLALASEILGRMRRAAAQEQITFLMSMHRVGLRDFGDHILTLSNGQVALGSTNSPQSESSS, encoded by the coding sequence GTGAGCGAAACCACCGGCATCGAACCAGCGCTTCGGGCCAAAGGCGTCTCTTTCGCTTACAATGACGAGGAGTGGGTCTTAAAAGATATTTCTCTAGACCTGCCCCGAGGCAAGCTCACCATGCTCATGGGGCCCTCGGGGTCCGGAAAAACCACCCTTCTCAAAGTGCTGGCAGGAATCATCAAACCGCAGCACGGACAGGTTGCAGTGCTGAATCATGCGATTGAGCAACAGAACCAAAGAAAGCTCAGCTCGCTTATCGGTTACATTCCCCAGCAACTGGGGCTCGTCCGGAATTTGACCGCCATGGAGAACGTCCTGATGGGCGCTTTGGGACGCTGCGGGCACGCGAAAGCCTTGTTGGGGATTTTCCCTGGCTATGAAATAGAACAGGCCCAAGCGGCGCTCGATTTGATGGGGATCGGCCATAAAGGATCCGAAACCGTTTTTCGCATGAGCGGCGGGGAGCGCCAGCGGGTTGCGATCGCGCGGACGTTATTGCAGCGGCCGCAGGTCGTGCTGGCCGACGAGTTTGTCTCCGATCTCGATCTCGCGTTGGCGTCGGAGATATTGGGCCGTATGCGCCGCGCCGCGGCGCAAGAACAAATCACCTTCCTCATGAGCATGCATCGGGTGGGGTTACGCGATTTCGGCGACCACATTCTGACCCTGAGCAACGGACAGGTCGCGCTCGGTTCTACAAACAGCCCTCAGTCGGAATCTTCAAGTTGA
- a CDS encoding cytochrome c/FTR1 family iron permease, producing the protein MILPAANLSRLLVVSCLLLAPHLALAAEEARKLVTVVDYIGGDYKNAVQAGKVIHPEEYREMKEFSQRSLELAKQLKAGEKRDIEQNVKKLAVLIDRKADEKAVADLSRDIKEKLIKTYKIVTYPRTLPSLQAGKTVFIQNCAQCHGEDGKGDEPGRATMNPKEPAPTDFTDPNVMNGLSPFKAFNIISFGVEGTAMPNFSALTEEERWQAAFYVLSLRFTAEEAAQGAALISTAKVPAELQHVEPLSTSTDAELTEKLKPLFQENQSRRVLAYLRRGILEQQQNQAPLIAARTLLAEAMAFYEKNEKDKAYQRAVDAYLDGLELAEAELFAKDLSFGHALEDQFTQFRNAIRRGDSIAEVRSLYMQITAGLDRATQILSSHDTLNDSYIFINALLIILREGLEVALILAAILASLKIMGATEAMRYIHLGWILAIAAGLVTWFVAQSFLSLSGKHREAIEGFTTLVAAVVLFYVGYWLHTKAEARKWQQFIRDKVQGALSRQRLLALAGVSFVATYREAFEVVLFYQALWLQSAANPKPVVSGFAAGAAVLCLVTIVLFKLGLKIPINYFFGTTGILLYLLALVFAGQGVRELQATGWFSVTPLRFPPQISALGIYPTVETLAAQALVLLALIAMTLRAYREHGGEVKGT; encoded by the coding sequence ATGATCCTTCCTGCGGCAAACCTAAGCCGTCTCCTTGTTGTCTCGTGTTTGCTTCTTGCCCCGCACCTTGCCCTGGCCGCGGAGGAAGCGAGAAAACTCGTAACCGTCGTGGATTACATCGGCGGCGACTACAAAAACGCCGTGCAGGCAGGGAAAGTGATTCATCCAGAGGAATATCGGGAGATGAAAGAGTTCTCTCAAAGAAGCCTGGAGCTCGCGAAGCAGCTCAAGGCGGGAGAGAAGAGAGATATCGAACAAAACGTGAAAAAGCTCGCGGTCCTGATCGATCGGAAGGCGGACGAGAAAGCGGTGGCTGATTTATCGAGGGATATCAAAGAAAAGCTTATCAAAACTTATAAGATCGTCACCTATCCTCGGACCCTACCATCCCTGCAGGCAGGGAAAACCGTGTTCATTCAGAACTGCGCTCAATGCCACGGCGAGGACGGCAAGGGCGACGAGCCGGGCCGCGCGACGATGAACCCGAAAGAGCCGGCGCCGACGGATTTTACTGATCCGAACGTTATGAACGGACTTTCTCCTTTCAAAGCGTTCAACATCATTTCCTTTGGAGTCGAAGGAACCGCCATGCCGAACTTTTCCGCGCTCACCGAGGAGGAACGCTGGCAGGCGGCCTTTTATGTTTTATCGCTTCGATTTACCGCTGAAGAAGCCGCGCAAGGTGCCGCTCTTATTTCAACCGCGAAGGTTCCAGCCGAGCTGCAACATGTCGAACCGTTGTCGACGTCCACGGATGCGGAGCTGACAGAAAAACTGAAACCTTTGTTTCAGGAGAACCAATCACGCCGGGTTCTAGCGTATCTCAGACGAGGAATTTTGGAGCAACAACAAAACCAAGCTCCCTTGATCGCGGCACGGACGCTCCTGGCGGAGGCGATGGCCTTCTACGAAAAAAACGAAAAGGACAAGGCTTATCAAAGAGCCGTCGACGCCTACCTTGACGGTTTGGAGCTCGCCGAGGCGGAACTCTTTGCCAAAGACCTTTCGTTTGGGCACGCCCTGGAGGATCAATTCACCCAGTTCAGGAATGCCATAAGACGCGGCGACAGCATCGCCGAGGTCCGTAGTCTCTATATGCAGATCACCGCCGGATTGGATCGGGCTACGCAGATATTGTCCAGTCATGACACCCTCAACGACAGCTACATTTTCATAAATGCGCTGCTCATCATCTTACGGGAAGGCTTGGAAGTGGCTTTGATTTTGGCGGCCATCCTGGCGTCGCTGAAGATCATGGGCGCAACCGAGGCCATGCGTTACATCCACCTGGGTTGGATTCTGGCTATCGCCGCCGGGTTGGTCACCTGGTTTGTAGCTCAATCGTTTCTTTCACTGAGCGGAAAGCATAGGGAAGCGATAGAAGGTTTCACCACACTTGTCGCTGCGGTCGTTCTCTTCTACGTGGGCTACTGGCTACACACGAAGGCCGAAGCCAGGAAGTGGCAACAGTTCATCCGCGACAAGGTTCAAGGGGCGCTCTCGCGACAGCGCCTGCTTGCGCTGGCAGGAGTTTCGTTCGTCGCGACTTATCGAGAAGCCTTCGAAGTGGTGCTTTTTTACCAAGCGCTCTGGCTCCAAAGCGCCGCCAACCCAAAGCCGGTGGTTTCGGGATTTGCCGCGGGCGCCGCCGTGCTGTGCCTGGTAACGATCGTTCTTTTTAAACTCGGATTAAAGATACCCATCAACTATTTCTTCGGTACGACGGGCATCTTGCTCTATCTGCTGGCGCTCGTCTTTGCCGGGCAAGGCGTACGGGAACTTCAGGCCACGGGCTGGTTCAGCGTGACCCCGCTCCGCTTTCCGCCGCAGATCAGCGCGCTGGGAATTTATCCGACCGTGGAGACTCTCGCGGCCCAAGCCTTAGTGCTCCTGGCGTTGATTGCCATGACTCTCCGGGCGTATCGAGAACACGGGGGCGAGGTCAAAGGAACCTGA
- a CDS encoding universal stress protein: MIKNILVPLDGSDHSRAALEYALWMTEKLGGTLFGQHVIDMVSIEGTFFHDISGSLGFEPYLDFSTKMREVLEERGKAILDEFSRRCTQKGVRHETFLDMGIIPNEICERAKTADLVVLGHRGINEEFSTGLLGGTAENVTRRSPRPVFVSTKIFKAIERPLLAYDGSQRASSAMESAAEFCTRLRLPLTVLHIPKEEKMGEQVLQRARSYLGSYEIEARYELARGYPEQKIVDYLVNFNYDLLFIGAYGHRRIIEMVLGSTTEYVLRKSPCPVFLNR, encoded by the coding sequence ATGATCAAGAATATCTTGGTTCCTCTCGATGGTTCGGATCATTCCAGAGCGGCCCTTGAGTACGCGCTTTGGATGACGGAAAAGCTGGGCGGCACTCTCTTCGGCCAGCACGTCATCGACATGGTCTCGATCGAGGGGACCTTCTTCCACGATATCTCGGGCTCTTTGGGGTTCGAGCCCTATTTGGATTTTTCCACGAAAATGCGCGAGGTGCTGGAAGAGAGAGGCAAGGCTATTCTCGACGAATTCAGTCGGCGCTGCACGCAGAAGGGAGTGCGCCATGAAACCTTCCTGGACATGGGAATCATTCCCAATGAGATCTGCGAGCGCGCCAAGACGGCCGATCTGGTCGTGCTCGGTCACCGCGGCATCAATGAAGAATTTTCCACCGGGCTGCTGGGAGGGACGGCCGAGAACGTAACCCGGCGGTCGCCCCGTCCGGTTTTCGTGTCCACGAAAATCTTTAAGGCGATCGAGCGGCCTTTGCTAGCCTACGATGGCAGCCAGAGGGCCAGCTCGGCGATGGAGTCCGCCGCGGAGTTCTGCACCCGGCTGCGGTTGCCTCTCACCGTCCTTCATATTCCGAAAGAGGAAAAAATGGGCGAGCAGGTGCTTCAAAGGGCGCGCTCGTACTTGGGATCTTATGAAATCGAGGCGCGCTACGAGCTCGCCCGCGGTTACCCGGAACAAAAGATTGTGGACTATTTGGTCAACTTTAATTATGACCTGCTCTTCATCGGGGCGTACGGCCATCGTCGGATCATAGAAATGGTGCTGGGAAGCACGACGGAATACGTGCTCCGGAAAAGTCCGTGCCCGGTTTTCCTCAACCGTTAG
- the metG gene encoding methionine--tRNA ligase, producing MDRIYITTPLFYANAEPHLGSAYTMIITDTLARYYRSNGLETFYLTGTDEHGDKIFQAAAAAGVPPKEFTDRVSAAFREVWDKCGFTYDHFIRTTDAYHVRYVQELLTKVYNAGDIYFDRYGGLYCFGCERFYTDKELVAGKCPDHLTEPKLIEEDNYFFRMSKYQDRLLRHLEERPDFIRPEGFRNEVIAMLREPIGDLCISRPKSRLTWGIEIPFDQRYVTYVWFDALINYVSALKYKGEAAFEKLWPEAQHFIGKDILKPHGVFWPTMLMAANLPLYKHLNVHGFWTVESQKMSKSLGNVISPLAMKEKIGMDAFRYFVLREGVFGQDADFREESLTARYNSDLANNFGNLVSRVLAMQEKYFASVVQPLGSEWPKVDLELRDKFLQAEEDLKPHMRSLQFHRALESVWSALDHANRYIVQTSPFVLFKDPEKRGRVGEILHHLLEAIRTTGRLIAPFLPDAAKEIETLLAIPEAASNSQIPWGNFFSPGHKVLPPKILFPRIEAKAEE from the coding sequence ATGGACCGCATCTACATCACCACTCCTCTTTTCTATGCCAACGCGGAGCCGCACCTGGGCAGCGCCTACACGATGATTATTACCGATACGTTGGCGCGGTACTATCGGTCAAATGGCCTGGAAACTTTTTATCTTACCGGCACAGATGAACACGGCGATAAGATTTTCCAGGCGGCGGCTGCCGCCGGAGTTCCGCCGAAGGAATTTACCGACCGGGTAAGCGCCGCGTTTCGGGAGGTCTGGGACAAGTGCGGCTTCACCTACGATCACTTTATCCGGACGACCGACGCGTATCACGTTCGCTACGTTCAGGAACTCCTAACGAAGGTTTACAACGCCGGGGACATCTACTTCGACCGCTATGGAGGACTCTACTGTTTTGGCTGCGAGCGCTTCTACACCGACAAGGAATTGGTTGCCGGCAAATGTCCGGATCACTTGACCGAGCCGAAGCTGATCGAAGAAGACAATTATTTTTTCCGCATGAGCAAATATCAGGACCGGCTGCTGCGCCATCTTGAAGAGCGCCCGGACTTTATCCGGCCGGAGGGATTCAGAAACGAAGTCATAGCGATGCTGCGCGAGCCTATCGGCGATTTATGCATCTCCCGTCCCAAGAGCCGTCTCACCTGGGGCATCGAGATTCCTTTTGATCAGCGCTACGTGACGTATGTGTGGTTCGATGCGCTGATCAATTATGTCAGCGCGCTCAAGTACAAGGGCGAGGCGGCTTTCGAGAAACTATGGCCCGAAGCGCAGCACTTCATCGGCAAGGACATACTTAAGCCGCACGGTGTATTCTGGCCGACCATGTTGATGGCCGCCAATCTGCCGCTGTACAAACATCTCAATGTACACGGCTTCTGGACCGTGGAAAGCCAGAAGATGTCCAAAAGCCTGGGGAACGTGATTTCTCCGCTGGCGATGAAGGAGAAGATCGGCATGGATGCGTTCCGCTACTTCGTGCTGCGCGAAGGCGTCTTCGGCCAAGACGCGGACTTTCGCGAAGAGAGCCTCACCGCGCGCTACAACTCCGACTTGGCTAACAACTTCGGCAACCTCGTGAGCCGCGTGCTGGCCATGCAGGAAAAATATTTCGCCAGTGTCGTGCAACCGTTGGGAAGCGAATGGCCCAAAGTAGATCTGGAACTCAGGGACAAGTTCCTCCAGGCAGAAGAGGATTTGAAGCCGCATATGAGGAGTTTGCAATTTCATCGCGCCCTAGAGTCGGTATGGTCGGCTCTCGATCACGCCAACCGGTATATCGTTCAGACCTCGCCGTTCGTATTGTTTAAAGATCCGGAGAAGCGCGGCAGAGTCGGCGAGATCCTCCACCATCTGCTGGAAGCGATAAGAACGACCGGTCGTCTCATCGCCCCTTTTCTCCCCGACGCGGCCAAGGAGATTGAAACTTTGCTCGCCATACCCGAGGCCGCTTCAAATTCTCAAATCCCTTGGGGAAACTTCTTCTCCCCGGGCCACAAGGTCCTCCCGCCGAAAATTTTGTTTCCGCGCATCGAGGCTAAAGCTGAAGAATAA
- a CDS encoding TatD family hydrolase codes for MSEGNSLGLIDSHAHIQGPEFAADFQAVIDRAHAAGVEKIVVVGGAGELASNDAAVTAANSFAGLFATVGMHPHDVKDVSEEDLKRLKDLTADPKVVAVGETGLDFYYDHSPHDLQTKIFARFIHMARETRLPLVVHDRDAHREIAEILRSEGGGDLRGVIHCFTGDYEAAKIFLDLGFYLSFSGILTFKNAGTLREVARKLPLDRILVETDSPYLAPVPHRGKRNEPAFVLHAAETLATVKGLDLHDVAEATSRNTRDLFGI; via the coding sequence ATGTCGGAGGGAAATTCACTCGGGCTGATCGACAGCCACGCCCATATTCAGGGGCCTGAGTTCGCCGCCGACTTCCAAGCGGTGATCGATCGCGCGCATGCCGCGGGAGTAGAAAAGATCGTCGTGGTCGGCGGCGCGGGAGAGCTTGCGAGCAACGATGCCGCGGTTACCGCGGCAAATTCTTTTGCCGGACTTTTTGCCACTGTCGGCATGCATCCCCACGATGTTAAAGACGTGAGCGAGGAGGATCTCAAGCGGCTAAAAGACCTTACCGCCGATCCCAAGGTCGTTGCGGTCGGCGAAACCGGCCTGGATTTTTATTACGATCACTCGCCGCACGACTTGCAGACGAAAATTTTCGCGCGGTTCATCCATATGGCGCGCGAGACCCGTCTTCCCCTCGTCGTCCACGACCGGGACGCCCACCGCGAGATCGCCGAGATCCTTCGCTCCGAGGGTGGAGGGGATCTTCGCGGCGTGATCCACTGCTTCACCGGAGACTACGAGGCTGCAAAAATATTTCTGGATCTCGGATTTTATCTCTCCTTCAGCGGCATCCTGACGTTTAAAAATGCCGGTACTCTCAGGGAAGTCGCGCGGAAGCTGCCGTTGGACCGCATCCTGGTCGAGACCGATTCCCCGTATCTCGCGCCGGTGCCGCATCGCGGCAAGCGCAACGAGCCTGCGTTTGTCCTCCACGCGGCTGAAACTTTGGCTACGGTTAAAGGTTTGGATTTGCATGACGTAGCGGAAGCCACGAGCCGCAACACCCGTGATCTGTTCGGAATCTAG
- the holB gene encoding DNA polymerase III subunit delta' — translation MPFSSDIVGHDKPLATLRRALAQDRLHHAYLFIGPEGVGKKTVALSLAKAVHCREIGRDFCGRCDSCVRIENHNHPDVRLVGPLPGKKEIAIEQVRALERELNYRAFSNGKKIAIVDPVPLMNSSAQNALLKTLEEPPAGAVLIMISTSAGGLLPTLLSRCLRLSFAPLPASAVVARLISRQGLKPEQARLLAASSMGSLGKALDPDTAQRARDREGWVEGLAALAKDDRMGWTTLADELSKDREQALKFLDWLTGWYRDLLIYRVTENAEEICNLDRIDDLKAQAASSTLEKILFLRYRALLTAARIRRNVNRRMALENLFINIAEPPK, via the coding sequence ATGCCTTTCTCTTCCGACATTGTCGGTCACGACAAACCGTTAGCCACCCTGCGACGGGCTTTGGCTCAGGACCGTCTCCATCATGCGTATCTCTTCATCGGTCCTGAAGGCGTCGGAAAGAAAACCGTGGCGCTCTCTCTGGCAAAAGCGGTCCATTGCCGGGAGATCGGGCGCGACTTTTGCGGCCGGTGCGACTCTTGCGTCAGGATAGAAAACCACAATCACCCCGACGTCCGGCTGGTCGGGCCCCTTCCCGGAAAGAAAGAAATCGCGATCGAGCAGGTCCGAGCGCTGGAAAGAGAATTGAACTATCGCGCCTTTTCCAACGGAAAGAAAATAGCCATCGTCGATCCGGTTCCGCTGATGAATTCTTCCGCCCAGAACGCGTTGTTGAAGACCCTCGAAGAGCCCCCCGCGGGCGCTGTTCTAATCATGATCTCCACCAGCGCCGGGGGTCTTCTTCCCACTCTGTTGTCCCGCTGCCTGCGTCTTTCCTTTGCGCCTCTGCCCGCAAGCGCAGTGGTCGCGCGCTTGATTTCGCGGCAGGGTTTAAAGCCGGAACAGGCGCGGCTTCTGGCCGCGTCGTCGATGGGAAGCCTCGGCAAGGCGCTCGATCCCGATACCGCGCAGCGTGCGCGCGACAGAGAGGGATGGGTTGAAGGGCTGGCGGCTTTAGCCAAAGATGATCGTATGGGATGGACTACTTTGGCCGATGAGCTGTCGAAAGATCGGGAGCAAGCACTAAAATTTCTCGATTGGTTGACTGGATGGTATCGCGATCTATTGATTTATCGCGTTACGGAGAACGCTGAAGAAATCTGCAATCTCGATCGCATCGATGATCTTAAGGCGCAGGCAGCGAGCTCAACTCTGGAGAAGATTCTTTTCCTTCGCTATCGGGCTCTCCTCACGGCCGCGCGCATCCGGAGAAACGTGAATCGCCGGATGGCGCTCGAAAACCTTTTTATCAATATAGCCGAGCCGCCAAAATAA
- a CDS encoding phosphate/phosphite/phosphonate ABC transporter substrate-binding protein, protein MAGLLAAALFVFVGPQKLPAEERVVIAIQPTLSSDEMLTKSKPLQQFLEQSLGGKTKVEIYVPTSFAAVVESLRFGHAHVAFMSAWPAQLAAQLGGAEVALAEVRQVLHGKDKVEAPYYFSYWVVPSNSPHQSLHSLKGKTVCFPSPISTSGYVAPMGRLAELNLLQTPEGKEADPKTFFKEVIFGGGYAQCWQALKQGQVDVTIIAGDVPEKLYNEVLGSTRVLEQQGPIPSHAVVVSKELKDPLRAKVIQAIEKLSQPEHRDMMRSFISSLFVGFKPTTTAEHLGPLTRYLKLARLKYTERL, encoded by the coding sequence ATGGCTGGTCTTCTGGCAGCGGCGCTCTTTGTTTTCGTTGGGCCGCAAAAACTGCCCGCTGAGGAGCGGGTGGTGATCGCGATCCAACCGACGCTCTCCAGCGACGAGATGTTGACCAAATCCAAACCGCTGCAGCAGTTCCTCGAGCAGAGTCTTGGAGGAAAGACCAAAGTAGAGATTTATGTTCCGACCAGCTTTGCAGCCGTAGTCGAGTCTTTGCGTTTTGGTCATGCGCACGTTGCGTTCATGTCGGCATGGCCAGCCCAATTGGCCGCGCAGTTGGGCGGCGCCGAGGTCGCCTTGGCGGAAGTGCGGCAGGTGCTACACGGGAAAGACAAGGTTGAGGCGCCTTATTATTTTTCCTACTGGGTGGTGCCGTCCAATTCACCGCACCAGAGCCTGCATTCTTTGAAAGGCAAGACGGTTTGTTTTCCAAGTCCGATTTCGACCTCCGGCTATGTGGCGCCGATGGGCCGTCTGGCAGAGTTGAACCTTTTGCAGACACCGGAGGGTAAGGAGGCGGATCCAAAAACGTTCTTTAAGGAAGTTATCTTTGGCGGCGGTTACGCGCAGTGCTGGCAGGCGCTGAAACAAGGACAGGTGGACGTAACCATCATCGCCGGCGACGTTCCGGAGAAGCTCTATAACGAAGTGCTCGGCTCGACGCGCGTGCTTGAGCAGCAGGGGCCGATTCCTTCCCATGCCGTCGTCGTAAGCAAAGAACTCAAGGATCCGCTCCGCGCAAAAGTCATTCAAGCCATAGAAAAATTGAGCCAGCCGGAGCACAGGGACATGATGCGTTCTTTCATCTCGAGCCTCTTCGTCGGATTCAAGCCGACGACGACCGCTGAACACCTGGGACCTCTGACGCGCTACTTGAAATTGGCGCGTCTCAAATACACGGAGCGCTTGTGA
- the phnE gene encoding phosphonate ABC transporter, permease protein PhnE, which translates to MRTNLLVSSVLIFLLGIVLADFGFFDGARMLRGLRNLGILTSEMIPPDASVLPVAGMALWETVQMSFAGTLLGFLASLPLSVLGTRHLFSPIISGAARFVAATIRTIPVLLWAIIFVILVGLGPLAGTLGIGAYTVGYLAKIYADLFEGTDPEVIEAVQSTGASKLHLVRFVFLPEGANAILTQLLFMLEYNVRASSILGFVGAGGIGFVMQVYLQTLEYRRLATVLLLILLVVLTMDGLSAWLRRRFLLTTRS; encoded by the coding sequence GTGAGAACAAACCTCCTGGTTTCGTCGGTCCTTATTTTTCTTTTAGGGATCGTACTGGCGGACTTCGGTTTTTTCGACGGAGCGCGGATGCTGAGGGGCTTGCGAAATCTGGGCATCTTGACGTCGGAGATGATTCCTCCGGACGCCAGCGTGCTTCCGGTCGCCGGAATGGCCCTCTGGGAAACGGTGCAAATGTCGTTCGCCGGAACCCTATTGGGCTTTCTCGCTTCCCTCCCGTTAAGCGTCCTGGGCACACGGCACTTATTTTCACCTATAATATCCGGCGCCGCTCGTTTTGTCGCCGCCACGATCCGAACCATTCCTGTGCTGTTGTGGGCGATCATTTTCGTGATTCTGGTCGGTCTCGGCCCGTTGGCGGGCACTCTCGGCATCGGCGCCTACACCGTAGGCTATCTCGCCAAAATATACGCGGACCTTTTCGAGGGAACCGACCCCGAGGTTATCGAAGCGGTGCAAAGTACCGGCGCTTCCAAACTCCACCTGGTGCGCTTCGTCTTCCTTCCCGAAGGCGCCAATGCGATTTTAACCCAACTTCTTTTCATGCTGGAATATAATGTTCGCGCTTCTTCCATCCTAGGCTTTGTCGGCGCGGGCGGCATCGGCTTCGTCATGCAAGTCTACCTGCAAACTTTAGAATATCGGCGCTTAGCCACCGTGTTGCTTTTGATTCTGCTCGTGGTTCTAACGATGGACGGGCTGAGCGCCTGGTTGCGACGGCGGTTCCTTCTTACGACGAGGTCCTAG
- a CDS encoding carbon-nitrogen hydrolase family protein produces MKFTAAAIQMLASDDKETNLRAAEAGVREAASRGAKVVALPEVFNWRGDKTEEKKKAEPLSGRTAGLMAGLARDLGIYLLAGSFLEDIPEVQKSYNTSLFFGPDGRQLGCYRKIHLFDVAIERGVTTLESETRQHGEEVVTADTEFGRMGLTICYDLRFPELYRALVDKGAQVIFVPAAFTALTGEAHWEPLLRARAIENQVYIIAPDQIGHNPKSFATYGNSMIVDPWGRIIARAPDMPAVITAEVDLAYLAKVRRELPALAHRKLS; encoded by the coding sequence ATGAAGTTCACGGCCGCGGCGATCCAGATGCTCGCCTCCGACGATAAGGAGACTAACCTGCGGGCGGCCGAAGCCGGGGTTCGCGAAGCGGCGTCGCGCGGCGCCAAAGTCGTCGCGCTCCCCGAGGTGTTCAACTGGCGCGGCGACAAGACGGAGGAGAAAAAAAAGGCCGAGCCGCTGTCCGGCCGGACCGCCGGTCTCATGGCCGGCCTGGCGCGCGATCTCGGCATCTACCTCCTTGCCGGATCTTTTCTGGAGGACATTCCGGAAGTACAGAAGTCCTATAATACGAGTCTCTTCTTCGGTCCGGACGGCCGCCAGCTCGGGTGCTACCGCAAAATCCATCTCTTCGATGTCGCGATCGAGCGGGGCGTAACGACTTTGGAGTCTGAGACGCGCCAGCACGGGGAGGAAGTCGTCACGGCTGACACGGAGTTCGGCCGGATGGGACTTACGATCTGCTACGACCTGCGCTTCCCGGAACTTTATCGCGCGCTTGTCGATAAGGGCGCCCAAGTGATTTTTGTGCCGGCTGCCTTCACGGCACTGACCGGCGAAGCGCACTGGGAGCCGCTGTTACGCGCCCGCGCCATCGAGAACCAGGTTTACATCATCGCACCGGATCAAATCGGCCACAATCCGAAAAGCTTCGCGACCTACGGCAATTCGATGATCGTCGATCCTTGGGGAAGGATCATCGCGCGCGCGCCCGACATGCCCGCCGTCATCACGGCGGAAGTCGATCTCGCCTATCTCGCCAAAGTGCGGAGAGAGCTTCCAGCCTTGGCCCATCGCAAACTTTCTTGA